tttatttgttttctcatCTATATGGATCTTGTCTATTTTGCTATTTAGCGTTATACGAGAACAGCTGACGAACACTGAAGGCATACGCCGTGTGCGAAAGAAGGCACCTTGCACTGTTGCTGAAATCGTTATGCTTCAAAGGCAGGCTTTGGAGGATGGACTCTTGAAGGAGCCAATATTCACTGGTAATTTCACTAAGCAAAAACTAGACCGTTATGCACAAGTTCTCTCAATTGTTCTTGTAGCCATCACAGGTggtaatatttttgaatgattttTCAGGTATGTCGGTGGAACTAGTCTCTCTACACAATGAGCCCTTTGATCTAAGAGGAATCACGATAATCAAGAATGATAACGAGCTTGGTGAAACAATATGTGCGTTGGAAGTTTCAAAAGAAGGCGATGGAGCTGCTGATGAAGTAAGTCTTGTAGTGGATGACGAGATCGGTCAAATGCCATCTGAGGACAAGTGCGATCATGTAGAGGATTTACAGGTGGAAGGATACCATGAAAGCCATGATGGAGGGATAGGCGGTGAAGATCATTGTGCTGATGTTCATGAAAAAAGTTGCAGTGGTGTTATTGAAATTACTGAAGGCGATGTTGATCACAACGCCGCCATTCTCAATGAGACATGTTTAAAAGGTGAAGATGAGCTTCCACGTGAAGATAAGAAAACAGATGAATCAGCTGAAGTCAGCGAGATTGGGATAGACGATCAGACTCCATGTGATAACACAATTGGCTCTATTGAAAATGGACACGTAGAAGCTGGTGATTTGGGTTTGGAAAGTCTCAACGAACCTCTTGTGGAAGAAAATAATGATGTGGTGAATCCAGAGATTGAGCCTGATAACAACTACGAACCGCATAATGAGATGTTTAATGAGGAGGCTTATATGCAAAGTGCACCAGGTGCAGAAGCTCTTTTTGGCGATGGTTTTATAAGAGATAACTACGTAAGTTTTGTTTCATTGTGGCTTCATATTTATTCAAGTAAAGACATGCCTCTAAATTCTTCATGTGCTATTCTCTTTTGCTGTAGGAAATGGATACCATGGAAGTGGCACATGACACAGGTTCTAAACCTTTTCGAATTTGAATTTGATTTGTCCAAATTATCTGTATGTTCTTAGTTTGAGCAATGGGGCTAATACTTTGTCATCATAGCATGATTTAGATTTGTGAGATGCTGTAGTATACACATGATGTCTCAGTGGTTCTACTTATAGTTTATTTCACTCTGTGTCTTCAGGATTTTTGAACGTGGATGATGATGAAGTCGATGAAGATCATGAAGAAGACGAAGGTATGGAAGAAGGTGATGAAACTCGTCTTCTAGAGAACAGTGGATGGTCTTCTCGTACCAGGTCTGTACAGAATCATTGTTTTTCCACAGATGAGCCTGAAAGACTGAACATTCTTACTCTCTTTTCCTTATAGGGCTGTGGCGAAGTATCTCCAGAGAATATTTGATAAAGAAGCTGAGAATGGGAAGAGTGTTGTTGTAGCAGACAAACTTTTAGCTGGGAAAACCCGTAAAGAAGCATCGAGAATGTTTTTTGAAACCCTGGTATGTTCATAAAACGaccctaaacaaaaaaaaatgctcTGATCTTTCTCTAGATTAAAACAAACGTTAGGTGTGTGAATACTCTTGGGCTTTAATGCATCAGTCACAACTTGTCTTGCAAAGACGGAAGAATAAGTTTGATCTTTTGGTCATTATCTTCGTACACTTGTTCATCTTGTTGAATCCTTTCCTTTATTCTTTGCCgatttttgcaggttttgaaAACAAGAGATTATATCCAAGTTGAACAAGCTAACCCCTATGAAAGCATCACCATCAAACCGCGACCAAAACTCACCAAATCCATCTTCTAGACGTAGGAGATGAGTCTTATAGTTGCAGATAGGTAGTTTGGTCCAAACCAGAAAAATATCATCCAAAAAGATCGTCCTTCTCTAAAGTTATACATTTTCCCCTTTTCTAAGGCAATGTAGTAGTGATAATAGTGTCAATGTTGTTGTAGCTAACCATCCAAGTAGCTGGAGGAGGTTGATGTTCGTCATTTATTTtacccttatatatatatataacttgattgcgacaaaaaaaaaaaaaaaaatatatatatatatataacttgatGTATGTGTATATACATTGCTGCCCACCATGATTATCGTCGCCAGTTTAAATTTGAGAGATGCTAATTTAATTTTCTCCTGTCTGTCATGTTGAACTTGAGAATGTCGAGGAACCATTTTTACTGAATATTAATAGTTTCCTATTATAGAAAGTGAACGTGAAACAGTCTCCTAAAGAATCTTTTAACATATAGTTCATctaaataaataacatatagtTAGGCCGCTGTTCGTTTTGATGTCGCGTCGCTGATTCTTGTTCATTTTGATGTCGAATATAGTTTTAATAGCATATCGCAGGTTTAGCCCTTCTGAAAGAAAGAATAAGAAAAAGGCTTGGTTGCGGGAACCGatactaaaaacaaaaaaaaggatttcTACATAAACATCGTCCAAAACGATTTTTTATCAGCCGTAGCAAATAGGTCGCAGGGTCGCAGGTCGGCGACGCGTAAACTAACAGGACCTcatctaaataaaatataaggtATAAACAATAggaagtaaataaaatgataatatcTGTAATCGTTTATTTCACAAACAAAAGTAAAGCTGGGACCCacctttttgaaattttggCGTAATGTAAAATTAATCTTTCTCCTACCGAAAAAACATTTCTTGACAACTGCTACAATCAAAATTGAAAACTCAGACGTAAAACCATCAAAATGGATACACAGAGGACAGTGACACCTCACAATAGAATATTCTCATCCAACCTTTAAAGAGAGGCAGAGCTATAAAAGTTCACTCAGATTGAAGAACAATAAGGTAATAAGGATAGCCTTGGCATGTCCCTGATGATGCATCTTCACGCCCGGAGCGCTCCCAGGTAAGTTTATACGAAGAGAGATTGTAGATACCTGGAGCGAAAACCGATATCTGCAGCGGGATCTCCGTTGTTGACAATGGCTGGATTTCGACCTTTGTGGAACTTAAACCTGACCATGTGAAAGGAGGTGAGCTTTCCATGGAAGATGGAGGCTTCCCTGAACGGCTCCCCATGACATCTGAAGTCAGTTTCATTTCCTCTGTTACATCAGGCACATAGCGCCACCCGGATTGGTTTCCAGCGGAAGGAGTTGGTGCTTCTGCGTCTTGTACGGAATCAATGGTGTTGAAGCTCACAGATGATGTTCCATCAGATGTGTTTCTGATTACTAATTTTAGTTGAATTTCACACAAGGAGGTCGAGAAGTCGTGGTATATGGTTTGGGGACCGTCTAGGGACCACGATAGCGGGTTTGAGCTCCTGATTCTGTAATCGAATGATTACCAGTTAGTTAAAAATAGGTTTCAATCAAAGCTGAAGAAAATATACTGTTACGTGAATACTCTTTACCTATTGTGACATGAATGGTGAGACAGAATCTTTGGTATATCTGCCACTCCAGATGAATTGCTGGATTTTGCTGGGTGAGAGATTAGAATGAAGTCAACGGTATTGGTACTTAACTGTTTCAATCATACAAACACGAGTTCATTATGGTTTCTGATGATAGAAAGTTACCAGTTATGATGTTATGTTTAAGAGAAAAAGTAATGTTCCCTTAAAAAAACATCTCTACCgcataagatatatatatgtccCTGAAAGAGGATTTCGCTAACCTGATCTGAGGTTTCTTGACATGACCTTTCACTTTCATGGAAGCTTGCTAAAGGTGAGTTAACGATATCAAAATGTTTTTCATCGTCATCCTGAGCAAACAGTTTTACGTCGGTTTGGCTGGGAGGAATGGACATGGTTTTCTCTTCTTCAGTCCCTGATCTTCTGTTAtcctgaaattttaaaaacattataatttcAGACATGGAAAAGAGAAAGACCAGCTAGCTACTAAATGAGCTCTGCAAGTTACTGCGACCTTAATCATGAAGTGACATGATAAAGCTTGCCCAGGAAGCAGAGAATTGGAAGGTAAGATTGTATCAACACGCTCAAGTAAGGAGACACCCCACCGACACCCAACTGTTGACAACTGATGAATTTGGAAAGAATCTGAATTCGCACGGTTCAGTATATCCATACGCACAAGAAACTCTTGCAATCTTGACGGAGAGGGTGTAATTTCGAACGAGGTCTCTAGAGATGGTAAAACCTATATAACAATGAACGATATAGAGTGAAAATCTGACTATAAGATAgtaaaagccaaaaaaaatttgaagccTAGAGATTCATCACCTGTAAATTATAATGCATCCTTAGGGTGCGATATTTCATGATGCTTGTTACATTTTCCATCTCATAGTATATTGTGAAATACAAAGATATCGTTCCTGGGATGGCAGCTCGAAGCCAGAGAGGCCACCTCAAAGATTTATCTCCTTGCAGTGACACATCCTGAAAAAGATCAACATTCAGAACCATGTTAGAATAACCTGACATGCACATTTACCTGGAGGCTTGAATAAAAAGGTTAGCCACGGACCTTTGGAAATGAAAATACACTACTTGTTTCACTCTGAACAAAATTTTGTTCATGGCCCTTCTTTAAGCAATCTGGAAACTCCGTTGTCACCTCTTCTTCATGATTTCCAGGATTTACAAATCTTGGATTGCTAATCTTCATTTTAAGATTCTACAAGGACAGACTTTTAAAGCTCAAAAATAATCCATAGAATAGCGTAGTGCATCACAATATTCCGTAATCAAGCAAGAATAAATAGATAAGCCAGACAATGACAAACTAAATTAATACAccaataacaaaacaaaaataaattttactggCTAAACGGTAGAGAATATGAATGATAAGGGTTGATCATAAACGAAAACTACCTTTATCGGGAATTCCGACTTATTTTTTAGCTCTAAAACAAGATAACGTAGATCTCCAGCATACAATTTCTCAGGCAGATGATCAATTGAACCCAAAAGCCTGGGTAGACTCTGCACAGTCAAAATTTCATTATGTTAGACGTCGTAGCAAATCTTACAAAATTAAACCGTAGAGGAAAAGTTTGCACCTTGATGACCAAAAATTTCAAGGCATCAGTGGGAGTAAGTTTGTTTTTCCGTCTTCCCTTGTTAGTTTTTGCCTTTCCAGGGGCAGATTGGAAGTAATGCACACCTACAACGGAACCAGACAACCTCCACCTTACACCGACAATTTTGAGGATACCTTCTTCACTGGGGGTAACCGTGAGTCTCACCTAGAAGAAAAAAGTTATGACAATAAGTCAAACGTAAACAGCAGCTGATAAAACCATCAGAGATTCACCAAAGGATACAGTAAGCAAACGGAAGATATAATAGTTAGAAGTTAAAAAGGACCAAGGCAATTCAAAACTGTGACTACAATCAAGGTTAGTAGCAATGAGGTAAAGCCAGCAATCACAAGTGAAACATCAAAACTTTTTAAACGTGTTTCTCTATATATACACAAGAAGATGAATAATGTCAGATATAGAAagagtaaaaatattaaaacgtgTCAATCGATCTATGTTTTCAATTTAGCAGACTCACCAGTTTTTTCTCGCCTCCGCCTAATGTTAAGTCCATTTCAGACAAAGTGAATGAAGAGAAACCAGATGTTGAACCCCTGTAGTATTGTTGGTAAAGACGTTGCAGCTTAATCATTCAATTGTAGATCAACAAAGTTAAAAGAAACCTGATTGAAGAGATTAGCTGCTTACTGATTATGTTCTGCGGAACTCTCGGTCCCCAAGCTTATGCTACTTGGGTCTTTATCAACTTTACAAAGTCCAAACGTTTGAAATAAGTTTCACATCTATAAACCGAAGGATGTAGAACAATTCCAAAGTGAACATCAATATTATAAACAGCTTACCTTTTAGGTCATCAGAATTTGAGGTAAGTTCACAGATGAGAGATACGCTTGTTATAGAAGTAGAGATTAGCAAGGGATTCCTAAACTCCAGATCCACTTTCACCGACTCTGATAACAAAGAAGTATAAGTAAGAATCCACAATTACAAACATTTTCAAACATACTACAGCAGAATATCATATCCTCCTCAACAATATGGCCTGAATTTATTGACAAACCAAGAAATCCCTCTTCATTGGCAGAAGCACAACTGATAACATTTACAGATGCTATGATATGACTAATGAGGAAATCTAATACTCCGTGCAAAATTATCACAGCTCGGCGTtccaaaaatatacattttttcaaCATCAAAGCAAGTCTAGATCGAATTGAAATGTCCTCCTGCTGGTACGATAAGGTAGACCAGATTTTGCGTATTAGTGTGCATAAGTTAAATGCAGGATAATGAAGAAGCTCCATGATTCAGGTAAACATCGAATGCAGCTAACAACATTAATGAAAAAGGTGTAAATTCACCTCCAGCCACACAAACATTGGATTCCTTGTATTTCTTTGGTAGTAGCTTTGACTGTAATTCCAGCCAGTTTGACTTGCCAGAATTTAATGATGGAATGATATCATCCTCCAGTGACTGCCAGATGCTCTCTTGTACAAGAACCTGACCATGAGACGTACATAATATTAGTAAAGAACAGATGCAAATTCACcaataatgaaaaagaaaaaaatcagggatgcacaaatattatttatttgcaattaatccaaaaaaattaaccagAAATACTGATATCAGTTATGCTGTTCATAATGAAGTAAAAAGGCAAAACATCCGAGGAAGATTATGATGGGTAGCAATATGTACATACTTCCAAAGAGTGAGTATGCAACTTACAGAAGCTTGAGATGCATAAGTGCGATggtcttcatatataacttgaaGAGACGACATATTAATAAATGGTAGTTGAAGTCCCACCACCTCGTGCTTGATTCCAGTTTTCTTCAGAATGACAAAAAGTAAGAAGTTATTTTGTATAGTCAAAGAACAAAGAATAAAGACCAGGGGTAACTAGTGGAATCACTCTATTATTCTCTGTGCAGCTTCAGTAACGCGTATAAAACAGCAGGTATAAGCTAGGCACCTTAACAATCTCGAAAAAGTCTCTGAGAAAAATCTCTTGGGTTGCCTTGGATTGGTTGCCACAGTCCAGTACTTTGAGCATATTTCTAACTGCAACATCATGCATCCCAACAAGTGCGTACCACCTGAAAAGGTAATTTCACAGCAAGTCTTAGACCACAATTTCCTAAACATCACGCCTTAGACGTACATTCGCAACGTTTAAAACTTACCGTCCAATATGAAAATGTACATGGTCTTTGATATGGCTCCATGTAGTTGATTCATAAACAGAGATTGCACTTCTATATGTACGAATTGCATGGctaacctgaaaaaaaaaacataaaaagtgtATTCTTTAGAATGCAAAGCATGTACGAAGCTTGATCCCTTTCAGCAAAATGACATGTACCTGATCACAGTTTTTATAGTGGTCTCCTGAGAGAACTAGATGAAATCCATACTTGTTTAACATCGCGGGCTTAGTTAACACGAAGCAGTAAGAAGCTTGCTCTAACATGACTGCGGCGTGTAATGGTtcctgaaaaaataataaagttagCAATGGTATAAAGTGCATATGTTCTGAGGCATAAAAGAAGCACCTCTCCACATATGCGGAAGTAAGCAGAAGCAGCTTCTTTGTACTGGTCTCCAGCTTTTAGCATCTCTGCCCACCAGAGCCCACATCTCGTAGCATTTTGAAAGCCAGACCTCCCAAGCTTCTGCATGAGATTACAAGGACATGTTACAGCATGTACTACCGCGTCACTTGCTCAAGTTAAACTATTACTATTTCAGTTTCAAGTTTTGCTTATGATAAAAACTAATTCAAGTAACCGAGGGACATTCACTGAAAGAACTGTTTTACGTGGGTTATAAAAACATACCAGATAAGTGCTGAATGCATTTTCCATGCAGTACTCAGCTTCCTTTTTTGACTGGTCTGAGATGAAATATGCAAGTCCCATCATTTCCTTCCCAAGCATACATGAGAAGATGAGTTATTGAAGCGACCACAAGTAACGAGCAATGGAAAATAAAGACCAAAACAATCTGTGGCTAACCTATACTATAtgttagattatatatataaaacgagtattgattaaaaataatgcCACCTGAATACCTACATAGAAACACAATCATAAAGCTGTGAAGCTACCTGAACACCAGCATAGTGCTTCCAAGCTTTATCGAGCTTGTAATCGGTTGATATTAAGCGATAGCTTGACAATGCAAGTTCATAATCATGCAACATGAAGGCGTAGTCACCCAAAATTCTAATTTGAGATTCAGTGGAGCTAAATGTATAccttcaaaaatgaaaaaaatagtaGAGCTTATGATGACGTCAAGGAAATCATAAAAGGAGCAAAAATTTCAAGAAAGCATACATAGAACCTTTGGTTGAATCCGGAACATCgtcttttccttttctccacCAAAAGTTTTTAATTTGGTTTCTAAGTCCTTTCCTTGTTGCAGAAATCTAGTTGTGACATAACaaaatgcaaactaaatgatctGAAAAGAGACCAAAAGAACTAAGTAAAGCATACAGAAAACGTCAAGTATGTTCCCAACTTCCCACAAGTAACTTTTTAGAAAATCTAAAGCTAACCTGTTGATTAAGATCTCGAACTTTCTGCTCCATGTGAGGGATTATATGCCTCGAAGCAAACTCTTGCATCAGATCGTTGATCTGCCTCGAATATACCATGAGAAGTTATAGAGGTTAAAACATTCCAAAATATTCTAAAGGCGTGAATATCATCCGCAAGGGAACGTTACCTCCACAATATCGTCGCCAGTGAGAGCACATCCAAGTTTGTCGGCCGAAACACTCGATTTCTTTCAGAAAAGTTAATAATCAAAATGTTGAACTTACAAAAACATGGACTGATAAATAAACGCTGAGCAATATGCTGGATAAAAGTTCTGATGAGTGTCTTACAAATGAAGCCCAGGGATTAGCCTGATGTTCCACGTTCCCCTCTTTAGATGAATTAGTGCAAAGTAAGTTGCACTCATTGTTCCCAAATGTACTTCTCATCTCAGACAGAACTTTAGACGTTCTACAGAAGAAATTACATCCCGTCAACTTAAAACTTACATTTGACAGCCATATAGTTATAGTGAGAATCATATAATATACTATGTAGTAAGGAACAGTTACCTCTCTGTTGTGGCATCCTGATTGTCATGCACCAACAGGTAATGCTTCAAAATCTTTGGGTCCATTACACCATCATTAAGCAAAGAAGGTAATCTATTGGTGTTGAAAAGATCTACAAATTTATTTACAGGTTGTTCGTCTTTTGATGAAACGACCAAGAGACCTGAATAACACATGTAGAATTGATTGGTACACAACAGAAAAGTCTATTAGCAAACCTAGTTTAAAGTAAGAAGCCAACAAGAACAATTTTGGATTTTCTATAATGTCTTACAAGCCACAGGATGATCAAAAGCTTCATGGTCTGAAAACGAGAGTGTACGGATAAGTTCCTTATTGTAATACTGAAACCATGTGGGTGCAATTTCAGACTCTGGATCTGCAGTAACGGAAAGACAACAGCATTAGAAAAGCAATCCGGTATGTTAAGAAAAATTTCTCTTAAAAGGCATAATATTGAATAGAGATACTTACTAGAGAGTATATCAGTAATCTGAGGAGGGTCAGATTTCAAATCGTCAAAAACTTTCTCCCCAGCTTCAGTGATAACATGCTCTAGCCGTTGCTTTGCAACCTAGccattaagtaaacataatcAACTTTGAAGCTCAACGAAAGATGCAGAACGGAGGAGACTCTAATACACCTATCAAAAGCCAATCCTCTTTCCCGAAAGCAAGAGGATTTACATATACCTCTACGTTTGGTTGTTTGATATCTGATGCATTAAACAATCTCAGCGTAAACTTCTTCAGCCGATAAAGCTGATCGCCTGAGGTCCGAACAGGAACTGCACAAGAAATTAAAACCTCGAATTAGACGGTTGGGGAAGTAAACCATTGGAAACGAAGAAGAGAAGCAAAGTCTATCATCACCATCGATATTGCTAAAGTTGCAGAATGGCTTGAGCGTTTCCACAAAGGATAATCCACTCTTGAGAAAAGTCTCTTCAACGAGAGGCGTGCAGAGTACCATGACAACTGGACTGATCTCTTCCAAGAGCATTTTCCCAAGCGATGAGTTCACCGGCTCCACCATTCTCTCCAAATCTCTTCACTGTACGTCAAAATTCACTCCAATCCGATGTCAGATCGGGTAGATTTCGGAGTGCGGTGGGAAGCAATACTTAGAGATCTCCTCCCTTCGAGCCAATCAGAGCTACGACGCCGTCGTCGGCAGCCGCCGGAGTTGATGGAGATAAATAAGGTTTGAAGATCTATGTAAATGACGGAATGTGAAATACGGGGAGATGCAACGTTTAGGATACAGTAAAACGAAGTACCGTATCAGTTTACGGAGATGGAGGGATCGTGATCGGCGAAGAGATGCAGGCAAAAGTCTATCGGAGAAGAAGGGATCGTGATCGGCGTAGTAGAGGAAGAGATGCAGGCAAAAGTctattggagaagaagaagaacaacaacaataacaatttcatccattaatttaatttatctaaTTACCCCTTTATTATGGTAAACATTACAATAGTGCCCAAACTTAATGATCTTTCGCTATGACTTACCAAATCGGACCGGTTAGCTTCCGATTAGAATTCTTCTATTGCGAAACCCAAACCGGGGTAAATATGTAATTTGATAAAACGCTTAGTTTCTCGTCGTGTTCGTTCCACAGCAATGGCGGAAACTCAGTGCACAGAAACTACAAAATCAGATCTTGATTCCGGGAATCTACTTCTGAATCCGAGCAAAAGCATCTCTAGATCCGATCAGATCCGCTCCGTTTCTCTCCTCCTTCGACTCAGTGGAATGCATTGTTAGAATCTAGAAAGAACACGcgggagaaaacaaaaaccatGAGAATGTCATCGGCTTCCGCCGCGGAACACCGTTTCGTTTCGCTCGGTAGCAGCGGAGGCGGCGGTCAAAGAGACGCTGAGTCCCTCCTCCGCTCGAAACCGATGTCGGAGATCCGGAGCGTGGAGTCGGCGACTAGGAAGAACATCGAGGACAAGAAGGAGGAGCTCCGGCAACTCGTCGGGACTCGGTACCGAGATCTGATCGACTCAGCTGACTCGATCGTGCACATGAAGTCGCTCTGCGAGTCGATCTCGGCGAACATCTCCTCGATCCACGGCAACATTCGATCCCTTTCCTCCTCCTCGGAAGCGAAAACCCCCGCGCTCGCTATCACTGACCCGGCCCGAGTCAATGTGTATGGGATCGCGTGTCGGGTCAAGTATCTGGTGGATACTCCGGAGAATATATGGGGCTGCCTCGACGAGTCCATGTTTCTAGAAGCTGCTGGGAGGTACATGCGTGCTCAGCACGTGCAGCAGAGACTTGTTAAGTTGGAGGAGGTGGATCAGAGTAAACTGCTGGCTAATTTTCCGTTACTTGAGCATCAGTGGCAGATAGTGGAGGGCTTCAAGGCTCAGATTTCTCAGAGGAGCCATGAGCGGCTTCTTGATCCGGGTTTAGGACTGGGGGATTACGTGGACGCGTTAACTGCTGTAGCAGTGGTTGATGAGCTTGATCCGAAGGAAGTGCTTGAGCTGTTTCTCGACTCGAGGAAGACTTGGGTTCTGCAAAAGTTGAATGCTTGTAGTGGCGGTGATGCTGGGAGTGTTGTTTCGGTGTTTTGTGATGTGTTGAGTGTGGTTCAGGTCACTGTGGGGCAAGTCGGTGAGCTTTTTTTGCAAGCGTTGACTGATATGCCTCTGTTTTATAAGACGATTTTGAGCACCCCTCCGGCTTCTCAGCTGTTTGGTGGGATTCCGAATCCGGAAGAGGAGGTTGCGCTGTGGAAATTGTTTAGAGATAATTTGGAATCTGTTAtggttatcttttataaaattgatatttcaAAGGCGTGCCTGGCTTGGTTGAGGGAATGCGGTGGAAAGATTGTTGGTAAGGTTAGTGGGAAGCGTTTGATTGAAGCTATTGTTACTGGTGTGGAGCTTGGATCAGCGGAGAAGTTGATCAGAGAGACCATGGATAGTAAAGAGGTATTGAGTGGTAGTTTAGATTGGCTTAAAAGTGTTTTTGGGTCTGAGATAGAGCTGCCTTGGAATAGAATCCGGGAGCTTGTTCTGGACGACGATTTGAACCTATGGGATGAAATATTTGAGAAGGCCTTTGTGGAAAGAATGAAATCCATTATTGACTCTAGATTTGAGGAATTGGCTAGAGCTGTCAATGTGGCAGAGTCGGTTCGTGCTTTTAGCGAGATCACTGGTGAGAAGATCAACTTCCAAGTATATTTAAACAGACCTTCGACAGGTGGTGGTGTCTGGTTTATCGAGCCTAACGCTAGGAAACCTGGTCTTATTGCCGGAAACAAAACGTCACCTGAAGAAAGCGACTTCCAAAGTTGTCTAACGGCGTACTTTGGTCCTGAAGTTAGCCAAATCAGAGATGCAGTTGATCACCGCTGCCAGAGTGTTTTAGAAGACCTCCTAAGCTTCTTTGAGTCAGAAAAGGCAGGTCCGAGGTTAAAGGATCTTGCTCCATACGTACAGAGTAAATGTTATGACAGTGTCTCAGCACTTCTCGCAGATGTAGATAAGGAACTCGAATCTCTCTGCGCTGCCATGAAGAAAGGAAACAACGACAGCGAAGCAATTCCACCTGCTATAATAATTGAGAAATCGCTTTTTATGGGACGCCTTTTGTTTGCATTGCTAAACCACTCAAAACACCTTCCCTTGATTCTCGGTTCTCCAAGGTTGTGGTGTAGAGACATTATGACTGCAGTTTCTGATAAGTTGTCATCCTTGTTGAGGCAACCAAGATTTGGCTCGAATACTGCAGGGACTCCTGACAGCCCTGGAAAGCTGTTGCATGCCGATCTTAGGAAGCAGAGTTCGTTAGCTGTTGCGGCACTACTTAAGGCAGACGAGAAGACAAGTCCAAAATTCGAAGAGCTTAATAAAACTATGCGAGATATGTGCATTAAGGCTCATACATTGTGGATACAGTGGTTATCGGATGAGCTCTCCGCTATTCTCTTGCGGGATCTTAGGATTGACGATG
The window above is part of the Brassica napus cultivar Da-Ae chromosome C3, Da-Ae, whole genome shotgun sequence genome. Proteins encoded here:
- the LOC111213485 gene encoding trafficking protein particle complex subunit 8, producing MVEPVNSSLGKMLLEEISPVVMVLCTPLVEETFLKSGLSFVETLKPFCNFSNIDVPVRTSGDQLYRLKKFTLRLFNASDIKQPNVEVAKQRLEHVITEAGEKVFDDLKSDPPQITDILSNPESEIAPTWFQYYNKELIRTLSFSDHEAFDHPVACLLVVSSKDEQPVNKFVDLFNTNRLPSLLNDGVMDPKILKHYLLVHDNQDATTERTSKVLSEMRSTFGNNECNLLCTNSSKEGNVEHQANPWASFKSSVSADKLGCALTGDDIVEINDLMQEFASRHIIPHMEQKVRDLNQQISATRKGLRNQIKNFWWRKGKDDVPDSTKGSMYTFSSTESQIRILGDYAFMLHDYELALSSYRLISTDYKLDKAWKHYAGVQEMMGLAYFISDQSKKEAEYCMENAFSTYLKLGRSGFQNATRCGLWWAEMLKAGDQYKEAASAYFRICGEEPLHAAVMLEQASYCFVLTKPAMLNKYGFHLVLSGDHYKNCDQVSHAIRTYRSAISVYESTTWSHIKDHVHFHIGRWYALVGMHDVAVRNMLKVLDCGNQSKATQEIFLRDFFEIVKKTGIKHEVVGLQLPFINMSSLQVIYEDHRTYASQASVLVQESIWQSLEDDIIPSLNSGKSNWLELQSKLLPKKYKESNVCVAGESVKVDLEFRNPLLISTSITSVSLICELTSNSDDLKVDKDPSSISLGTESSAEHNQGSTSGFSSFTLSEMDLTLGGGEKKLVRLTVTPSEEGILKIVGVRWRLSGSVVGVHYFQSAPGKAKTNKGRRKNKLTPTDALKFLVIKSLPRLLGSIDHLPEKLYAGDLRYLVLELKNKSEFPIKNLKMKISNPRFVNPGNHEEEVTTEFPDCLKKGHEQNFVQSETSSVFSFPKDVSLQGDKSLRWPLWLRAAIPGTISLYFTIYYEMENVTSIMKYRTLRMHYNLQVLPSLETSFEITPSPSRLQEFLVRMDILNRANSDSFQIHQLSTVGCRWGVSLLERVDTILPSNSLLPGQALSCHFMIKDNRRSGTEEEKTMSIPPSQTDVKLFAQDDDEKHFDIVNSPLASFHESERSCQETSDQLSTNTVDFILISHPAKSSNSSGVADIPKILSHHSCHNRIRSSNPLSWSLDGPQTIYHDFSTSLCEIQLKLVIRNTSDGTSSVSFNTIDSVQDAEAPTPSAGNQSGWRYVPDVTEEMKLTSDVMGSRSGKPPSSMESSPPFTWSGLSSTKVEIQPLSTTEIPLQISVFAPGIYNLSSYKLTWERSGREDASSGTCQGYPYYLIVLQSE
- the LOC125584095 gene encoding conserved oligomeric Golgi complex subunit 1-like translates to MRMSSASAAEHRFVSLGSSGGGGQRDAESLLRSKPMSEIRSVESATRKNIEDKKEELRQLVGTRYRDLIDSADSIVHMKSLCESISANISSIHGNIRSLSSSSEAKTPALAITDPARVNVYGIACRVKYLVDTPENIWGCLDESMFLEAAGRYMRAQHVQQRLVKLEEVDQSKLLANFPLLEHQWQIVEGFKAQISQRSHERLLDPGLGLGDYVDALTAVAVVDELDPKEVLELFLDSRKTWVLQKLNACSGGDAGSVVSVFCDVLSVVQVTVGQVGELFLQALTDMPLFYKTILSTPPASQLFGGIPNPEEEVALWKLFRDNLESVMVIFYKIDISKACLAWLRECGGKIVGKVSGKRLIEAIVTGVELGSAEKLIRETMDSKEVLSGSLDWLKSVFGSEIELPWNRIRELVLDDDLNLWDEIFEKAFVERMKSIIDSRFEELARAVNVAESVRAFSEITGEKINFQVYLNRPSTGGGVWFIEPNARKPGLIAGNKTSPEESDFQSCLTAYFGPEVSQIRDAVDHRCQSVLEDLLSFFESEKAGPRLKDLAPYVQSKCYDSVSALLADVDKELESLCAAMKKGNNDSEAIPPAIIIEKSLFMGRLLFALLNHSKHLPLILGSPRLWCRDIMTAVSDKLSSLLRQPRFGSNTAGTPDSPGKLLHADLRKQSSLAVAALLKADEKTSPKFEELNKTMRDMCIKAHTLWIQWLSDELSAILLRDLRIDDGLSATTPLRGWEETIVKEEQGETELKISLPSLPSLYIISFLCRASEEIHRIGGHVLDKSILQKFASSLLEKIIIIYEDFLSAREANEPQISEKGVLQILLDLRFASDILSGGDTSTNVEIQPKITMNRSAFRRKQGQQQTKSVNRSRIDGVISQLTQKLDPIDWLTYEPYLWENEKQSYLRHAVLFGFFVQLNRMYTDTSQKLPSNSESNIMPCSTVPRFKYLPISAPALSSRSTNKVSTPVTSNESSSRFSWNAFTNGELSQTNDLEDDSSFGVASPFLKSFMQAGSRFGSILSDGQVGIFKDRSAAAMSTFGDIIPSQAAGLLSSFTTTRYE